The sequence TCTTATTCAGGCACCCCTATACTGAGCAGCTGTTCGTCCATATGTCTGATTGCCATAGTAACCTGACGGAGAGGGTGGTGTGCTATCATACACAGTTGTGTGAGACATGCCTACTCCAGGACAAGGACAGCAACGATTGGAGCAGTAGCCAACCGTTCTATGATGTacgcacacacaaaacacactcGAGCTAAGAACCACAATAGCAGAATTGTCCTTTAAATTGTGTCTTTAATGTGTGCGCAAGAGTATTAGATAATTAGTTGGACTACCCCCCAGTAccctcccacgcacacactacTGTCACTACCCACccctcccacgcacacactacTGTCACTACCCACccctcccacgcacacactactatcactacccaccccctcccacgcacacactacTATCACTACCCACCCTCCTCCCACGCACACTTGCAGAACGAGAGGTGCTCATTCTCAATACAAATGTGGCACTATCAGCTGCTAAATCTACAACACGACCTTTGGACCCACTTGCACCCGACACTATCCGACTGTATCGTCATGGAGATATTGGGCCACACCCTCTCGTTCCTGGCCGGCAGATACAGCCTTGTATCTCCATCACACAAAAGAGTAAAACAAGCCAGGTAAAGcactactgtatatacagcaAACTTTTGACATTTTTTCCTGGATAGCTATAGCCTACCTCCATTACTTCTATTGTTCCCAGGGCTGACATTTTGAGTATATTGCTAACCACGTCTCAACTCCTggctgaccacaccccttcaCCGGCCGTACAGAAGTCATGTGATTCCCTCGTCGTCACGCTAGGCCTCACTCTCTCCCCCCTGCACACACTCAGCGAGCATCTCAACCCAGGCTCTCTATTGTCGGAGCAGCATCATCGTACAAGCCAATCTGGTGAGCCCCACGTCATTTAGtaggctagctataattttttttttttatatttcATGGCCGAGTTGCCATAATGATGGAAAGGTTTATTATCTAATAGTGTGTTTAGATCGTATCTGTGATATACCCAAGTTCATAACCCAGTTGGCAAAAAACAATTAGATCATGAGGAATCATAAAATGCCTGTTTTgtatataatcattataatggTTTTGGGTGTAACAGTTTCAGGAGATTGGCGTTCATTCCTGAGAATCAGCGGCTTCCCGTCATGTACTTCCATATATGGTAAAGGCGGCAGCAGCCAATCAAAAGTGAGCTCTGATGGAGCCACTTCAAAGGAGTCCAAAGTTTTGATCCACTCCTACCCGCAGTGTGACAGGGCCAGGTGGCCAAATCTCCTCCAGGTACGCCCCAGGGGTAATGTATAATATGTCCCGTGCTCTACACACCTAATAACACACCAGTACATGTTATGCTTGTCAAATTATAATTGATAAGCATTTGCTTGTTCCCACAGTCGTTTTCTGTGGTTAGTTAAAAACACATTTCTAGTTTCCAGGCTCCtcgtgtgtgtaggtgggaGAGTTAGGGTTGGACCTGGGTAAATTAGCATTTAGGCTAAGAATGTCACAAAGGTTTTATTGGCAATGGTAGCTGATACGAGGGCCCAATTTGTCAAACTTGGAAAGACATGAAAGAGCCGATTACATGTGTTGaattacatgtgcatgtttCGATATGGCCTCAGCGTCTCATACGTGTTCATTGTTGTGGTAGCCTTCCCTGAGAACACTTTGGCTGCACAATCACTTTGACAATAACCATtcatgatttataattattatgctgtgAGAATGAATCTTTTCAATgaattatatacgtatatatgcgtgtatattgtataattaaatatttctgtgtgtgtaggcaTTATGTCAAGACTCGGATTTGTCATTGAGAGTGGGCGGGTGTGGAGGGGTGGAGACTGTGATGCCTCACTTGGTGACAGTTCTCGCTCACTGCtaccactccccacacacactcagtcaCACATACGACACAGTCTCCACTCAGCCatcgtgagtgtgtgtatagtgtgataagtgtgtgtgtgtgtgtgtgtgtgtgtgtgtgtgtgtgtgtgtgtgtgtgtgtgtgtgttttttgtgtgtgtgtgtgtgtgtgtgtgtgtgtgtgtgtgtgtgtttagtgtgtgtgtgtgtgtttttgtggTACACAATCACTTTATCCTTGGCTTGAAGTATCCACCAATCAACTATTATAATTGTCGAGATATTATTAGGAATTTGCCTGCTCACGAACAATAACAACAACACAGGTTAACACAACCCACCATCCTAGCTGCTTGTTATGCTAGCTTTATTTGTCTTAATAGCAGTTAATCTGACATCGTATTGACCTAATTACTGTGAAATTAATACCATATTTTATGCACCCCACAGCGGTGAGAAATCTGACCAAGGCACTGACATCACGGCAATGGTACGGCTTCACGGCAACGCGTTCTTATTTAATTAGAATTGTAGACACTTTAGTTTCGATTTTGagcaataaattatgtgtCCGCCCCCTCACATGATGTTGTTGTACATGTCTGCATTAGGGTGAACAGAATGTGTTTCTACAAGCTATTACAAGACTCGTTGTTGATGGTCTACAAAAGTAAGTTGCTCTTGTAACTTTATCACGTCCTACATTTTCATGTTCAGAAATCAGGTGTGTCCATTTTCAATAACTAGCGTATTATCATTAGAGCTTGTAGTAGCGATACAAACGGGTAGGGATATAAAGAAAATATTTACTTTATGGTGTGAAACGAACAAGATTTAGTAGTTGCAACACGATGTTTGTAGGTGTAAGACACTGTAGATAATGCATTAATCGTTTTGTAATGACAACTAGATTGCTACATTCAATATCTTAAAACAGAATCTTGTTATTTGTAGCTTAGCtacgtaattataattacatgcacatCGTACATACACGCCACAGATCTGTGTTACCGGGGGCAACCAGACTACATTACGAATCCATTAGCAAAGGTGGGTTATCTCCTCATTTGTAGTCACTAATAAATTTTTTAAAATAGAATTGCACTATAATAGAAATAGTGGGATTATATTCCCCTGCACTATCTGACTCTTTGGGTGAGGCTCTTTTAGTCTGTCTTTCGGTTTCATATAAGGCGCTGTTCATTTGGCCATCGCTTTGTACCCCTCTTTGAAGTGCATAATGAACTAATTATCTGTTAATGGGAGCTCGTCCTTATCTGTATCTTGCTGGCCTAATGTCCTTGCCTACACACTACCCCCACTCTCAATCGCTCTCCCAATAGCAGTTGATTTGGCTAGTAGGGTTGAATGAACAATGATAGATCTTGTACTTAACATGAGCTACCCAGGGGGGAGTATCTGGAAGGTAGCGTCGCACTGACAGCTGGctagacagacacacactgctcagggggggggggtctgtTATCTATGTTGAGGGTATGTTatctgtgtggggggtgctGGAGGGTAGCCTCGTACTGACTGCTGGCTAGACACTgctcgggggggggggtcaggATCTGTTCTGTGTGGGGGTATGTTatctgtgtggggggtgctGGAGGGTAGCCTCGTACTGACTGCTGGCTAGACACTGCTTGGGGGGGGGTCAGGATCTGttctgtgtggggggtatgttATCTATGTGGGGGTTCTTTGTGCAGTGGGGGTGCTGGAGGGTGTGCTGATGGAgctggtggaggaggtctctctTCTACCCTCACCTTTGCTGCACTTTATTAGATCACTGGCAGGCACGTATGTTGTGTTGTATAAGACAAGTGGTAATGTACAAGTGTTCTGCAGGTTaagtgtacttgtgtgtgtgtaatgtttTTTCTCCACCGTTACAGACTCTAAAGGCAGTCCCCAACAACCTCTAGGAAGAAGAGTGGCCAAGGTAACCAGTACACTATAggcctacagtgtacatataaCAGCCATTTTTCATTGCAATTTCATGAACTTTTATCACACTGATTACTGGACACAGGTGATTGGTGATATGTTAGGGGAGTGGCTAAAGTCTGCCATCTCTTGGCTCAGTGAACCTTTGACCTCTGTTGTATCCAACTACGCCACGCTACTCACGCGGAGCCTCTCTGGGTCGTCACGGCAACAGTCTCCCAGGACAGACGGCATCTTCCAACGATTGGAGGAGATTTTCTCAGTCATGGGTGTGGCTTCTGGTGAAGTGGGTGTAGCCTCAATGACCGAGCACGAGATGGCTGTGGATGTGATGAGCAAAGACGAGAATGGTGACATTAATGTGGCACTGGGTCGCAATGTTTTAACATGTCTTCATTTTAGTGTTCAAGTCTTTAAAGATTGTCTGTGAGTCCTGTACAGCCTCACACTCTTTACACCTcccacaccgcccacacagtCACAACCCTCTCGATACTCACAACACCATCTGTGGTATCCCTATGGCAACCATCATGGAACGTACAGAGGACCTCAAATGGAATGGTAAGTAATTAGCTACTTGAGTTAGGAGTTAAGAATTGCACAATAAAATACATATTTTGTAGCCTTTGAAATACCTATCTAATGTTGAAACAGCTAGTACCCAGTTCTTTCCAATATTATCCCACCCTTCCCCTTTATTTAATATTTCTTTAACAGATTTGTTGGCCATGTTTCCAACGAGTCGCTCCAAGGTGGGGAGTCTGGTTGCTAGGCGATGGGAGTTACAAGACGATCATTCCTCGTTACTAACCGAAGATGAAGCCAAGCAAGTGCTGAACATTAGGACTCAGCTAGCATAGAATACACCAAGTCTTTTATATCAAATGCATATTTTTACTTAATTTACGCAACGATGTCACTTTTTGGATAATGAAATTGAAAATTGGGAAAGAATCAGACAAAAAGAGTAATAAAAGAGAAGAAAAAAATTGAATGCATATAATATCAAATTTGAAGGCACTAAAAAAgaacacacacaagcacacaattGCATGGACACGAACGACACAAGCTAAGAAGTGTCCATGTGAAATGTTCCACCGCCCGTAGTGGTTGTTGTGGTATTCGTCCCGCCATCATCTAGTCCGTGTGCGTGTAATGGATGTAACCCTTCGTCTGATACACCATGCGTGTACAGCCGATCGTAGCCACtcccaccaccacccccctcTAGCCCGTGAGTGTAGAGGGAGTGACCATACGCACTGTTAGGGTCTCCGTAGTGAGCGTTAGTCAATTGTCCTGGGTGTCcatatgtcatgtgattagcggtgacctttgacccactGTGGGCAGACGCACCAGACCATCCACTAGAGGCGGACGAAAGTGATAAATCAGATGGGAAACGTTTGAAGGTGTTTCGAATTCTCTGCTGTTCCTGACGCCTTCGTACATACGAAGAAATAACTTCTTCATTTCCATCATCATAGAAGGTGACAAACGGGTGTCTCTGTTATTAAGAGAGTATTAGTCATTACAACTGATCATACATGATTATGCAAGAGGGTGATGTGCTGGCCTTTGCCATGGAAGCAACAAATATTATAGTAAAGGTATTAGATATATGCTAGTGCTGCAACTGAGCCTGCTCTTAAGATTACTGTACTTTTGATTGTGTGTACTGGAATGTATTTTTAGTGGAACTATAGTGGCCCACAATCTCAGCAGCTTTACTAGTAGTATAAGACTTACTAGGAGAGCATCGATGGCTGTTCTTGCTTTAGGAAGTTTCTGCATGCTGTGGAATGATTGTggaatattattataccagATATATGAGGAATGACTTGACTTACCATTGAGAGGTGAAGTTGATGAGCTCTGGAGAGAACCGGTCAGGTGGCAGCGATGGAGGCTTCTCGTTCACAATGCACTGAAGCAGCTCAaacggctgtgtgtgtgtgtgtgtggtgtggagtgtgtgggatgtgtgtgtgtgtgtgtgaggtgtggggtgTGCGTGTGATAACATATACGTCCTGATTGATAATGTGCTGCTAAAAAAAGCAGCTCATCCAAGAATTAAATTGCTAGCAGTAGACACACCCACCATGAGGTTAGCTGGTCGGGATCCTTCTGGAAGGTATGGAAATCTGCCCAGGGACATCTAGGGGGGCaagatgtgtgggtggggggtaaAGGGGGTGGAGTAACATACCTCCAGTAAAGACACACCAAGACTCCACACTTCAGAGTGGATACCGTACTCCCCACCAAGTATGCGCTCAGGCTGTAATGGGTAAAGAGTGTCAATACAATAAATCCCTATTACACAGCACTTAAAAAATCAAacaggtaaagggtcatcacaGTACTAACCGCCATGTAAGCATTAGTCCCTATGAAGGTCTTTGTGAGTGAATTGAGGAGCTGCACACTGACACCAAAGTCACAGAGCTTAACATGACCGTGACTATTAACCAGCATATTCGAGGGCTTAATATCTGCAAGGGAGGGGAGGAGGGCAATAATTAAGCATTCTCTTATATACAATGCATTACCTCGATGGAGAATCTTGAGACTCCATAAATAACTTAACCCCTTCACAACCTGAAGGCAAAATAAACGTGCAATTATACTTatctataatacatgtaaacTACAAGTACAAAACAAATACAGTAAATTGTCCAAATACAGTAAATTGTCTTGCTTGCAATACACACAATCATAGTGTTCCTACATAACTCACAGACACTGTTATCCTCCCCAGCACTTCCTCGGGTAGGGAGCCATAGCCTTCTAGGGAGCCACCTGTATAGGGGCGGAGTTaaccccgcccacacacacacacacacacacacactcaccatccACATACTCGGTGCATATTGATATCCTATTCTCTTGAAAGAAAGCGCCATAGAACCCGATAATGTACCGAGAGTTACACTGCAAGGGAGTGTATTACTAAAAAAACCCAACACTAAAAATTACCACAAACTTAACCTACCCCCACataccacacaccacacacaccacgcataCCTTGTGCAATATTTCCAGCTCAGCCATGATCTGTTTCTGTTCGTCTGAAGTCACGTCCAGGGCTAGTACTTTGACAGCCATGATGATCTTTGATGATTGATGGAAGGTTCGGTATACAGTACCACCACTGCCGTGACCAAGGATCTCCAAGTATTGCAAGTCTTGTGATGCCACctacatgtcacatgacatgagTTATGTATCGTACAGTGAAATGAACTTCGTATAAACACAGTAAGATTTTAGCCTAGGAGTTCAATTTATTCTGACCTTGTTTTCGGCTATAAGCTTGACCAGTGATTGTTCATTGGCTCTCCTAAAACTGCCACTCCGAGCAACGccctccctgtgtgtgtgtgtgaggtgtgagggtgtgtgaggagtgtggatAGTGAGGGGGGACTCACCCACTCCCTGGGTTGGACGTGGAAGTGGTAGTGAGAGGTGCTCGAGTGTTCACTTCCAGTCGGAGATGGTTCTTCCAACGACTCGCTGAAAAATGTACAGAAAATAAGATAATGGATAATCAGTGATCTAGACCATATAAATGCAACAGTTGGAGactgtattattatgactAAGTTGGATAGACTCCCTACAAAAACAGGGTTTAGGGCACAGAGTTCAACTCACCTTTAGGGTATAGAGATACAGGCTCCACAGCACCTCCATAACGAGCCGCCCTCCATTGACACTGCAAGGGCCGGGAGAAGGCAATGCATCACAGCACAGACCAAGCTATACACTagacacacaccacccacgcacacacactcacaaagGTCAGCATGGCCGCTAGCTCATCATCACTACACACTGTAATCCTGTCACCGTCCTCATCCTCGTCTAAggggggtcaaaggtcaacgTACTATGATTCGCATAATGAaaaagtacagtacacagtacatgcaaaCGGCCAGGAGTTATATTATATGTACTCACATTCGAATGCAGTAGGTAGAGGGCTGATCCCTGGAACCACCTGTGCTATCACATCCTGCAGGGAAATACAACACCATTACATCAACAAAACACTTGTACAGGGAAGGTACTATATTTAATATAAGAAACCTCATTGACTTTACTCATACTACGTGTGTATTAAGACTAACGCTGGTACCACTGTACACTGTCTACACCTataaacatgtacagtggCTATGTATTGTCTGAGTGTGACATGTAACAGTGTTCAATATATGTCTTGAAAAGTGTCCTACCAAAACCAGTCTAAAGTTGACATCAGAGGGCATCATCCACTCCTTCCCCTCACAGTTGACGCCCCTGATCTTTACTAACACGCCAGCCATGTTCAAATACTACTGACAATAGTTTATACTAGCTACAAATAGACTTTATGACATGTTATTACTGCTTCTTCATCATGAAAACTACGAAAACATAACTCTTTAATGTTTCTTCTAAGAACTGATAATTGGATACGAGACACCTTTTACGGTCAAATTCACAAACAACAACTTTTTCTTTACTGCCTCCCCCACGTGGAGCTAGGTGGGGGCGTGTCTACACAATGGCTACACTGTTgaagaaaattaatgtgttcTCAAGCTACAAAGCTTGTCCCTGGCGAAGATGTCTGCATCTACTCTGTTATAAGAATGCTGGGACGGAGGGGGCGACACTAGAGCTGCCTAATCAAGATGTAAGTGGATTTTAGCACCAAAATAGTTTGCAAAAGTCTAGTACTCTGTCTATAAATTCATCCTATTTATAGGTACCGAATGTTGCAGCCGGTGTAGGAGGTGTAGTTGTGTACAGTGGAGACAGGGAGAGCTCTTGTGTGTGGTATGCCTCGTGTCTGCTTGAAACCCCACCCAGTGCGTGGATGAGACTAGACCTGCCTAGGCCGAGGAGGGTAGAGTCAGTAACTGTGGGGAGGTGCCATATTGCAGCAGTCCTTGATGACCACACTGGTATGTTGACTAGGTAGGCTGCGCAGCTTGTACCATGTttgttcacacacacacaaacgaaaaacaaaaaaatataTGATGCTATATGGGGTGAAATATTAGAGTGATGCCGTAATTAGAAGAATTAGAGTGATGCTGGTTCAAACGGTACGGTATGCACAGCAGTTTAATAAGGTTGTATTATTTTAGCTGATTGGTTTCTAGTCCAATTTTAGTGGAGGAACTGTGATAGAAAGAGTGCTTCCATGGACTTCCTTTTCTCCCAATGTAGTTTACACTGCTGGTTCAAATTCATTTGGGCAATGTGGTCACCATGGAAACAGCGAGAAGGAGCTCAAGTTAAACCCAATCTCAGGATCTCTTTACAAGCAGGTGAGTTACTACTTATACTAGCCTTACATAAGCCTGTTTTAATAGCAAACTTTTAACTTTGATTGCCCATAACTCTCGTGTGAGATCAATAGTTACTGTAGAGCTCAACGAGCCTGTCTTgaggactctttcagctgccataacttgaattgcGTGGATCCAAtctcaacgattttatgattttctgaaagcttagaaaaatacctttcaaatggtgtcatcaaagtttatatttgaaagataaaagtatttgccaatttggccataccatggattatagcccatggtccaaggccgaaaaatgacaaattagggccccgaaCAAATATTgaatttaaacacatcatttgaaaggtctctttctaagctttcagaaaatcataaaaattttgacattggatcaacagtactgaagttatggctgttgaaagaatTTTCTTTTTATCTTTAAAGGCCTGTACTGTGTTGTCTGATTGATTGTCTAAAGTTAATGCATTCAacagctctcagaattacttTTCCAATAGTGTGCTTTTAAAtcctgcaataattatgtttttttcCATAATTGAACCCTTCTCGTAACCTTTGAACCCTTCTCATAGGTTGCCTGTGGACTAGATCACACTCTATTACTGACAGTGTCTGGAGAGGTGTTGGCTTGTGGGTGGTCCGCTGACGGCCAGACTGGTGTTGGTCACTATGACAACGTGTACGAGCCAACCTCATTGGACGTCAGCAATGTGCTGAGTATGCATACGTGTGCAGATAGTTCCTTTGCAATCACAAGTGAGTAATACAAAAACAATGTACTCTGTACTCTGAAAAGTGCATTTTTGCTGCCCCCTCTGTACTtggttaccgtattactagaatattttgctggtgaaaaatctttgcgaatgagtcaaatctgcagaaaaattgaccgtttgcgatctaactattgcgttctggcaaggatcgtgtgtaattaccagtactaatttaggttttgcgaagTGATCAACACTCGCAAAGTTTAATGTTTGCAAagcattctagtaatacggtagctaGGTATCGTTATGCTGTACCCCCCTCCCTGtaattatgtactgtataattattttgttttgtatTATAGAGTCAGGAGAGGTGTATGCCTGGGGCAATAACGAGTATGGACAGCTGGGTCTAGTCACACCACAAGAGCAGGTACGTGATggccattaattaattttaattgcgtcattttttttttttttttcaacTGCAGGTTTCTCACCCTATTCTATTGGACATGTCTGATCTAGACTCGGACGTTGTCTCAATAGCAGCTGGAGGTGCCTTCACTGGCCTGCTAACATCCCGTGGCAGTGTGTATGTGGCCGGCTACAGTATTGAGGATCCAAGCTTGTGTGTGAAGGAAGGGACAGGGGGGACAGTCATAAAGCCCGAGGCTCTGAGTAGATTCAGGAAACTGGCGACTCACGAAGAAATTACAAGTCTAGATGCTGGACTGAATTATTTGGTAGCTGGTCTCCATGGCAACTCGGGTGTGCCTCGTGAGCTGTTGGTCTGGGGTCGAAGTCCGTGTGACGATGCTAATTATGTACCTAATAAGAGGGTAAGTCCCCAAAATTATGTATCATTAATTGTAGCCGTCTCTTATCTGATGCGTGCAGGTGAAGGTGGATAAAAGTGTTACTGGATTGAATTATGGACCAACTGAAATTGTAGCTACCGTAATGGACAAAACTACTTGTAAGGTTTTCACTTGTTGCAATTAAATTAATTCACAATCATGTTTTGTTCGCACGTATTCAATAATTCAAGGGTCAAGGGTCTGcaggattataattattgcatggtgtCATTTGTTGTAGACTAAGtgtggtaaagggtcatcccACTAACTAAACAAATAAGAACAATGACTGTATAGCTACCGGTACGTAGCCTCGAGACAGGTCTTGCTGCCAAATGATAAATCATTTGTTCCAAGTTGCAGGCACTTCAATACTGAACCTAGAGCAGGCCTCAACTCGGCATGTCACATGATATTGGtaagtgtacgtgtgtgtgtactgtatggtCATGTTCAATATACGAGGTGAAAATTTTCGACTGGCCTATACTTACGTAATAAGTACAGGGTAATTAAGGTTGGGCCGTAAGTACGTGTTCTTTTcaaaatcaggcctgtttttgTAGCTAAGTTTGAAAGGCCATAATTTGTTGTGAATTTCCAATAATGTTCAAGAATGTTTTAGTATTTGGTAGCTCTTTGATCgtgctacaatatggtgtgcttagaccAATAATTGTCCCATTATAATCATTTGGCAGGCCTCAGTGTAAGGTTTGTCTGCAATCATTATTGCTCTTAGTATGTTCCTGGTATTATGCTTTGTTATTCCTTGCACACAGCCTGGTATTATGCTTTGTCATTCCTTGCACACAGCTTTTGTTTTTCTCTA comes from Halichondria panicea chromosome 7, odHalPani1.1, whole genome shotgun sequence and encodes:
- the LOC135338216 gene encoding uncharacterized protein LOC135338216, whose product is MDECFTRAVHNLFTACAQDDQTKINETVSVATIATECLIKERGSDWTFELLRTLIEKKTTEICSTSSLEGSPSPSPPTHPFWATVKHLTPSTLHTLHTRTCKNLLSSLSQCYLPLFGTNPTYQLQGTLYKHMTQTLSASTNSCTTLEDLIRAMAAIYTLADCGSCLVMPQNDGEYEKLMKQVVARGPKVVYEAYNNCVQEELKSSSCLTSSRGVLKSVDVLTGSMFLMATVTKTTHSPGDTVIETALRLYNHCLEHLIHLVKLFPGHLPLSSLYLVFSSLVHLNTEYRQLCSVLDFEGHPYTEQLFVHMSDCHSNLTERVVCYHTQLCETCLLQDKDSNDWSSSQPFYDNERCSFSIQMWHYQLLNLQHDLWTHLHPTLSDCIVMEILGHTLSFLAGRYSLVSPSHKRVKQARADILSILLTTSQLLADHTPSPAVQKSCDSLVVTLGLTLSPLHTLSEHLNPGSLLSEQHHRTSQSVSGDWRSFLRISGFPSCTSIYGKGGSSQSKVSSDGATSKESKVLIHSYPQCDRARWPNLLQALCQDSDLSLRVGGCGGVETVMPHLVTVLAHCYHSPHTLSHTYDTVSTQPSGEKSDQGTDITAMGEQNVFLQAITRLVVDGLQKSVLPGATRLHYESISKVGVLEGVLMELVEEVSLLPSPLLHFIRSLADSKGSPQQPLGRRVAKVIGDMLGEWLKSAISWLSEPLTSVVSNYATLLTRSLSGSSRQQSPRTDGIFQRLEEIFSVMGVASGEVGVASMTEHEMAVDVMSKDENVFKSLKIVCESCTASHSLHLPHRPHSHNPLDTHNTICGIPMATIMERTEDLKWNDLLAMFPTSRSKVGSLVARRWELQDDHSSLLTEDEAKQVLNIRTQLA
- the LOC135338220 gene encoding dual specificity mitogen-activated protein kinase kinase 5-like — translated: MAGVLVKIRGVNCEGKEWMMPSDVNFRLVLDVIAQVVPGISPLPTAFEYEDEDGDRITVCSDDELAAMLTFCQWRAARYGGAVEPVSLYPKASRWKNHLRLEVNTRAPLTTTSTSNPGSGEGVARSGSFRRANEQSLVKLIAENKVASQDLQYLEILGHGSGGTVYRTFHQSSKIIMAVKVLALDVTSDEQKQIMAELEILHKCNSRYIIGFYGAFFQENRISICTEYVDGGSLEGYGSLPEEVLGRITVSVVKGLSYLWSLKILHRDIKPSNMLVNSHGHVKLCDFGVSVQLLNSLTKTFIGTNAYMAPERILGGEYGIHSEVWSLGVSLLEMSLGRFPYLPEGSRPANLMPFELLQCIVNEKPPSLPPDRFSPELINFTSQCMQKLPKARTAIDALLRHPFVTFYDDGNEEVISSYVRRRQEQQRIRNTFKRFPSDLSLSSASSGWSGASAHSGSKVTANHMTYGHPGQLTNAHYGDPNSAYGHSLYTHGLEGGGGGSGYDRLYTHGVSDEGLHPLHAHGLDDGGTNTTTTTTGGGTFHMDTS
- the LOC135338226 gene encoding RCC1-like G exchanging factor-like protein isoform X3: MATLLKKINVFSSYKACPWRRCLHLLCYKNAGTEGATLELPNQDVPNVAAGVGGVVVYSGDRESSCVWYASCLLETPPSAWMRLDLPRPRRVESVTVGRCHIAAVLDDHTVYTAGSNSFGQCGHHGNSEKELKLNPISGSLYKQVACGLDHTLLLTVSGEVLACGWSADGQTGVGHYDNVYEPTSLDVSNVLSMHTCADSSFAITKSGEVYAWGNNEYGQLGLVTPQEQVSHPILLDMSDLDSDVVSIAAGGAFTGLLTSRGSVYVAGYSIEDPSLCVKEGTGGTVIKPEALSRFRKLATHEEITSLDAGLNYLVAGLHGNSGVPRELLVWGRSPCDDANYVPNKRVKVDKSVTGLNYGPTEIVATVMDKTTYCGSISTNGKLC
- the LOC135338226 gene encoding RCC1-like G exchanging factor-like protein isoform X2, producing MATLLKKINVFSSYKACPWRRCLHLLCYKNAGTEGATLELPNQDVPNVAAGVGGVVVYSGDRESSCVWYASCLLETPPSAWMRLDLPRPRRVESVTVGRCHIAAVLDDHTVYTAGSNSFGQCGHHGNSEKELKLNPISGSLYKQVACGLDHTLLLTVSGEVLACGWSADGQTGVGHYDNVYEPTSLDVSNVLSMHTCADSSFAITKSGEVYAWGNNEYGQLGLVTPQEQVSHPILLDMSDLDSDVVSIAAGGAFTGLLTSRGSVYVAGYSIEDPSLCVKEGTGGTVIKPEALSRFRKLATHEEITSLDAGLNYLVAGLHGNSGVPRELLVWGRSPCDDANYVPNKRVKVDKSVTGLNYGPTEIVATVMDKTTCTSILNLEQASTRHVT
- the LOC135338226 gene encoding RCC1-like G exchanging factor-like protein isoform X1, with the protein product MATLLKKINVFSSYKACPWRRCLHLLCYKNAGTEGATLELPNQDVPNVAAGVGGVVVYSGDRESSCVWYASCLLETPPSAWMRLDLPRPRRVESVTVGRCHIAAVLDDHTVYTAGSNSFGQCGHHGNSEKELKLNPISGSLYKQVACGLDHTLLLTVSGEVLACGWSADGQTGVGHYDNVYEPTSLDVSNVLSMHTCADSSFAITKSGEVYAWGNNEYGQLGLVTPQEQVSHPILLDMSDLDSDVVSIAAGGAFTGLLTSRGSVYVAGYSIEDPSLCVKEGTGGTVIKPEALSRFRKLATHEEITSLDAGLNYLVAGLHGNSGVPRELLVWGRSPCDDANYVPNKRVKVDKSVTGLNYGPTEIVATVMDKTTFAGTSILNLEQASTRHVT